In the genome of Candida albicans SC5314 chromosome 6, complete sequence, the window CCATATGGCGGTGGTAATGGAGAGGAGAATGCTTATACTGGgaataataacaaatcaaatactAGTGGTAATTTATTACAAGTTCCTGGAGcaggaggaggaggagatTTGAATTCTAATAAGAAACAAAGTCGAAGAATGAGTATTCATGTGTCAGCTCGTCAACATGGAAGATCATTTTCACAAACTGGTCCAATTGATATGGCAAATTTACCGGCATTACCTAAAATAGGTGGTGTTACTACTAGTGGTGTTGGCGGTGCTGGTGGTGATGTTATGACAAGGACTGGGGGATTGACGatagaacaaaaaatattcaaagaATTAAGTCAAGGATCAGCAGCTGAAGTTGATGATTATTACAAGACATTATTGAAACAGAAGAATTTAATCACTCGTGACATTAAGGATAATATTAATcagaatcaaaaaaatattttacaaTTAACAAAAGACTTGAAAGAGACCcaagaagaattgattgaattgagAGGAACCACTAAAGAATTATATGAAGTTTTAGGTTATTTCAAAGAATCAGCTCAACGTAGATTAGAATTGGAATTTGAACCAGAAACACAAAAAGAACTTCATCTGCCTCAAAAAAGTAATCAATTGGGTATTCCCagtaataaaaagaaagatcGATCATCAATTATGGTGCTTAAAAAAATGTGGGATTCTCAATTacaatcattatttaaacaTGTTGACGGTGCATCAAAATTTGTGCAACCATTACCCAATAGACACATTGTCGCGGAAAGTGGACGATGGTTTGAAGTTAATGTGGGGAATTGGAAACCAAGTTATCCAActcatttatttatatttaatgatttaattttaattgccgttaaaaaatcatcatctagTAGTCAGGAACCTACTACAGGGGGAAGTAATGGTGGTTCAAAATCGAGATTACAAGCGGTTCAATGTTGGCCCTTAACTCAAGTATCATtacaacaaatcaaatcaccGAAAAAAGATGACGATAAGATGTATTTTATCAATCTTAAATCCAAATCTTTAAGTTATGTATACCTGACGGATCGTTATGATCATTTTGTGAAAGTTACGGAAGCATTTAATAAAGGtagaaatgaaatgatTCAAAGTGAAAGATTATTAGATTCAAGACTTTCATCTccttcaaataataatggagATTCTAAAGAAGAGAA includes:
- the EXO84 gene encoding exocyst subunit (Predicted subunit of the exocyst complex, involved in exocytosis; localizes to a crescent on the surface of the hyphal tip), yielding MDNLDPNSSLQVEKLRNRKSRAVWQNNNTTTHNNPYANLSTGEKSRSRHNTGSSYVSPYGGGNGEENAYTGNNNKSNTSGNLLQVPGAGGGGDLNSNKKQSRRMSIHVSARQHGRSFSQTGPIDMANLPALPKIGGVTTSGVGGAGGDVMTRTGGLTIEQKIFKELSQGSAAEVDDYYKTLLKQKNLITRDIKDNINQNQKNILQLTKDLKETQEELIELRGTTKELYEVLGYFKESAQRRLELEFEPETQKELHSPQKSNQLGIPSNKKKDRSSIMVLKKMWDSQLQSLFKHVDGASKFVQPLPNRHIVAESGRWFEVNVGNWKPSYPTHLFIFNDLILIAVKKSSSSSQEPTTGGSNGGSKSRLQAVQCWPLTQVSLQQIKSPKKDDDKMYFINLKSKSLSYVYSTDRYDHFVKVTEAFNKGRNEMIQSERLLDSRLSSPSNNNGDSKEEKRQLRESLRNSGNYKEGVTDDAGGAATGGGRKSAGTPNRNSTDYVLHDISARVHSRNRSQDLGNNFKLANNGKSQFFNEIKTLEDRLDDVDVEISHNQYAEAVELISIIESKLRNIENALTNQRNGGKNVNIADELLLLDVSKLKIKNRKENVSNGLIFDLQHNIAKLKQDDIDNILTLFDNLEQLDRGVQGYLDSMSAYLSTTVSKLIVGLQGSTKIDVVNYLSNLMVINVSIVKRTIQTYEQIIAPILKRHGDVDSSGLINWCIDEFTKLCKQIKKHLYGTLLISSGINMETDEPIYKVKERKLYDNFLKIMQPQLEELKSVGLNVDYIFESILNLE